One Zeugodacus cucurbitae isolate PBARC_wt_2022May chromosome 3, idZeuCucr1.2, whole genome shotgun sequence genomic region harbors:
- the LOC105218765 gene encoding uncharacterized protein LOC105218765 isoform X1, with protein MWKILLVCIVAVLVMNSEGARNRKRYASGYAGSSAGSYAGAGGSAGGYGGGYDDYDYGYAPDFGFIDPYLFHQQLTAQILANHAAQQHAIASVYSSGQAMANADASLLPDDKRIQQQIAHQQSYYQNANRPSYYGGSNRYGSPSRYAPNHAIAAASIGPGGSYHTANISPANPDVPNITNRFGGPSAPGGYKGVSVSSFSSSSDINGQKTSHRGAQTTINDNGKVTTYRVHS; from the exons ATGTGGAAGATTCTATTGGTTTGTATTGTCGCAGTTTTGGTAATGAACTCAGAAGGAG CACGCAATCGCAAGCGTTATGCCAGCGGATACGCAGGCAGTAGCGCTGGTAGCTATGCTGGAGCAGGTGGTAGCGCCGGAGGCTATGGCGGTGGTTATGATGACTACGATTACGGTTATGCACCCGATTTCGGTTTTATAGATCCCTACCTATTCCATCAACAGTTGACTGCTCAAATTCTGGCCAATCATGCCGCACAACAACA TGCCATTGCTTCGGTGTACTCTTCCGGCCAAGCTATGGCCAATGCTGATGCCTCTCTTTTGCCTGAcgataa ACGCATTCAGCAACAAATCGCTCATCAACAGTCTTACTACCAAAATGCAAACCGTCCCTCCTACTATGGCGGTAGCAACAGGTATGGCTCACCAAGCCGTTATGCACCCAACCATGCTATCGCTGCCGCATCCATTGGACCCGGTGGATCTTATCACACTGCCAATATCAGTCCAGCAAATCCG GATGTCCCGAATATAACCAATCGTTTTGGTGGACCATCGGCGCCGGGTGGCTACAAAGGTGTTTCGGTTAGCTCCTTCTCAAGCAGCTCTGACATTAACGGCCAGAAGACAAGTCATCGTGGCGCACAGACCACAATCAATGATAATGGCAAAGTCACTACTTACAGAGTGCATTCTTAA
- the LOC105218765 gene encoding uncharacterized protein LOC105218765 isoform X2 codes for MWKILLVCIVAVLVMNSEGARNRKRYASGYAGSSAGSYAGAGGSAGGYGGGYDDYDYGYAPDFGFIDPYLFHQQLTAQILANHAAQQQRIQQQIAHQQSYYQNANRPSYYGGSNRYGSPSRYAPNHAIAAASIGPGGSYHTANISPANPDVPNITNRFGGPSAPGGYKGVSVSSFSSSSDINGQKTSHRGAQTTINDNGKVTTYRVHS; via the exons ATGTGGAAGATTCTATTGGTTTGTATTGTCGCAGTTTTGGTAATGAACTCAGAAGGAG CACGCAATCGCAAGCGTTATGCCAGCGGATACGCAGGCAGTAGCGCTGGTAGCTATGCTGGAGCAGGTGGTAGCGCCGGAGGCTATGGCGGTGGTTATGATGACTACGATTACGGTTATGCACCCGATTTCGGTTTTATAGATCCCTACCTATTCCATCAACAGTTGACTGCTCAAATTCTGGCCAATCATGCCGCACAACAACA ACGCATTCAGCAACAAATCGCTCATCAACAGTCTTACTACCAAAATGCAAACCGTCCCTCCTACTATGGCGGTAGCAACAGGTATGGCTCACCAAGCCGTTATGCACCCAACCATGCTATCGCTGCCGCATCCATTGGACCCGGTGGATCTTATCACACTGCCAATATCAGTCCAGCAAATCCG GATGTCCCGAATATAACCAATCGTTTTGGTGGACCATCGGCGCCGGGTGGCTACAAAGGTGTTTCGGTTAGCTCCTTCTCAAGCAGCTCTGACATTAACGGCCAGAAGACAAGTCATCGTGGCGCACAGACCACAATCAATGATAATGGCAAAGTCACTACTTACAGAGTGCATTCTTAA
- the LOC105218761 gene encoding peroxisomal acyl-coenzyme A oxidase 3, protein MSQNPDTTFIPDLPKGPLCRYRSRAKFDWKQLKVIFEREQDLRIKYKVWKILENDPLFSKPQSTLSADEQKHLCAMQVNRMPHLNLIPKEIEQKSFGEKTKYLMSINEALHTYCPSLSVKIALGVGLFNNAIRAMGTERHMKYYDAAWNRELITCLAITELAHGSNTKSIRTTATYDPKTQEFIINTPDFEAAKCWVGNLGKTATIAMAFANLYTADGENHGLHGFLIPIRDPKTLQAYPGVLVGDIGEKIGLNGIDNGFVLFSNYRIPRENLLNRTGDVTPEGVYESVFSEPGKVLGAALESFSAGRIGIMQESANTLASAAVIAVRYAALRKQFGPEKDGPEVPIIEYQLQQWRIFPYLAAAGVLKLAVAELTEIYLGIIERSQKDSNGFELLTQIVSEIHAVISSSKPLLTWTARDAIQEAREACGGHGYLKASKLGDLRNDHDPSVTYEGDNNVLGQQASNWLLRQWNGSVESPVATANFVKNRGDILQYTYEKVVRESPIESMDFALQCYEWMLCYLLDKTANRVAQDIKAGAHRFDARNNSQVYGARDLSLAYAEYFALSRFRERFCRLAVNSDLSQVLELLFAIYSMWCIDRHMTTFYVGGFATSASFAETIRARLLAKCSELKDSAVSVADALAPPDFALNSVIAKSDGLLYENLQSEFMTNKGAFERPSWWKDIIIPQVKSKL, encoded by the exons ATGAGCCAGAACCCGGACACCACATTCATACCGGATCTTCCAAAAGGACCTTTATGTAGATATCGCAGTCGTGCTAAATTCGACTGGAAGCAGCTTAAAGTAATATTCGAAAGAGAACAGGATCTGCGCATCAAG TATAAAGTGTGGAAAATCCTTGAAAATGATCCGCTATTCTCCAAACCACAGTCTACACTGTCTGCCGACGAACAGAAGCATCTCTGCGCTATGCAAGTTAACCGCATGCCACATTTGAATCTCATACCAAAGGAGATCGAACAAAAGAGTTTCGGCGAAAAGACCAAATATTTGATGAGCATAAATGAGGCTTTACACACATACTGTCCGAGTTTGTCGGTGAAAATCGCCTTGGGTGTGGGGCTTTTCAACAACGCCATACGCGCTATGGGCACTGAGCGACACATGAAGTACTACGATGCTGCGTGGAATCGTGAGCTGATAACATGTTTGGCCATTACTGAGCTGGCGCATGGTAGCAACACAAAGAGCATTCGTACCACCGCTACATACGATCCGAAAACACAAGAGTTCATTATAAATACGCCAGATTTTGAGGCGGCGAAATGTTGGGTTGGCAATTTGGGCAAAACAGCCACGATTGCGATGGCATTCGCCAATCTATATACGGCTGATGGTGAAAATCATGGGTTACACGGTTTTCTAATACCCATACGTGACCCGAAGACACTGCAGGCATATCCAGGTGTGCTGGTTGGTGATATTGGCGAAAAGATCGGTCTGAACGGCATCGATAATGGATTTGTGTTGTTTTCGAATTACCGCATTCCACGTGAAAATCTGCTGAACCGCACAGGCGACGTAACACCTGAAGGCGTGTATGAGAGCGTATTTTCGGAACCCGGTAAAGTGTTGGGTGCTGCTTTGGAGTCCTTTTCGGCGGGTCGCATTGGCATCATGCAAGAATCAGCTAATACTCTGGCCAGCGCGGCTGTAATTGCGGTGCGTTACGCAGCGCTGCGAAAGCAATTTGGTCCCGAGAAAGATGGACCTGAAGTACCGATAATTGAGTACCAACTACAG CAATGGCGCATATTCCCATATCTGGCGGCTGCTGGAGTACTAAAACTTGCTGTGGCGGAGTTGACAGAAATTTACCTTGGTATCATTGAAAGATCACAGAAGGACTCAAATGGCTTTGAGTTATTG ACCCAAATTGTTTCCGAGATTCATGCAGTCATCTCTTCATCGAAACCACTACTCACATGGACCGCGAGAGATGCTATACAGGAAGCAAGAGAAGCTTGTGGCGGTCATGGTTATTTAAAAGCTTCCAAATTGGGTGATCTTCGCAACGATCACGACCCGAGTGTCACCTATGAAGGCGACAATAATGTGCTTGGACAACAAGCGTCCAACTGGCTACTGCGACAATGGAATGGTTCAGTAGAAAGTCCCGTGGCTACTGCAAATTTCGTGAAAAATCGGGGTGACATACTGCAATATACCTACGAAAAGGTGGTGCGAGAATCACCAATTGAATCGATGGATT tTGCTCTGCAGTGCTACGAGTGGATGTTATGTTATCTGCTGGATAAGACAGCGAATCGTGTGGCTCAAGACATAAAGGCGGGCGCGCATCGCTTTGATGCACGCAACAACTCCCAGGTGTACGGTGCGCGTGATTTGTCATTGGCCTATGCGGAATATTTCGCGTTGAGTCGTTTCCGCGAACGTTTTTGCCGTTTGGCTGTGAACAGCGACTTGTCACAAGTATTAGAACTGCTTTTCGCCATCTATTCAATGTGGTGCATCGACCGTCACATGACCACCTTCTATGTAGGCGGATTTGCGACGTCAGCCTCGTTTGCGGAAACGATACGAGCACGTCTACTTGCGAAATGCAGCGAACTCAAGGACTCAGCCGTATCGGTGGCAGACGCATTGGCGCCACCCGATTTCGCACTTAATTCGGTCATCGCCAAATCCGATGGGCTTTTGTATGAGAATCTACAAAGTGAATTTATGACCAATAAGGGCGCATTTGAACGCCCATCTTGGTGGAAAGATATTATTATTCCTCAGGTTAAGTCGAAGCTTTAA